In Lysinibacillus sp. 2017, the DNA window TTTTTTAACTAATTTTTCAAGGACTAAATGAACATGATATTTGTCTTCGGCAATTTGGGCGATATTTACAACTTTCCCTTTACGGCCTTTGATTTTGATATTTTCATCAACTTCCGGAATACGTCGTAAACATTGGCTTAGTGCAGGTGAGTTATTTTCAAAATAATGAATGGCATACATTTTTATAATCTCCTTGTAAACTCAAATGAAAGATTGAGTGAATTTTTCTCAATTTATGATGATTCTCTTGTAGATAGAACTATCATAAAAGGGAGATTAAAAAAATTGAGAGAAATGGATTCAGGATTCCAATAATAGAATAGGGTAATCGAATGAATTGAGGTGTAGATGGAATGACGAAAAAATGGGGTTTAATAAGTGTTCTTGGATTTGGTATGTATGTTGTGGCGATGTATTTCTATTTTTTTCATAGCCAGGATAGTGGGATACCCGCAACGCTTAAAGGAACGGTAGTAGATCCAAACAGTTTTATGTCAGCACAGGAATTGGTGTTAAGTAAGGATTTAGCGAAAATAAGAAATTTCCTTTTTTTTATTGCAACACCGTTTGAATGGTTTCTTTACTTTATTATTTTAATTTCTGGTATTTCACATTTGTTTGAGAAATGGAGCCCTGTACAAAAAAAATGGGCAATTTGGCGAAATGCTGTGTATTTATTTTTACTATCAATTTTAGTATTTATCCTCAAATTCCCACTAGACTATTATCAGTATTCTCTAAGCAAAAGCTATGGCATTAGTACGCAACTTTTTTCCTCATGGATGAGGGATAATGTTATTGATTTTTGGATGGAGTTTGGGATGTTAGTTATAATCGTAACAGTTCTCTATTGGCTCATTAAAAAGAGTACAAAGAGATGGTGGTTATATGCATGGGCGTTAACCGTGCCATTTTCAATTTTCCTTATGTTCATCCAACCAGTCGTGATCGATCCAATATACAATGATTTTTATCCACTAAAAGATAAAGAATTAGAGACGAAGATTCTTTCACTAGCAGAGCAAGCAGATATTCCTTCTGAACATGTGTATGAAGTGAATATGGCGGAGAAGACAAATGCTTTAAATGCGTATGTGACCGGGATTGGTGCAAATTCAAGGATAGTGCTGTGGGATACGACATTGAACCGATTAACGGATGAGGAAATACTCTTCATTATGGCACATGAGATGGGGCACTACGTCATGAAGGATATTTATATAGGCATCGCTGGATATTTGTTGACAACGCTTATTGGACTTTGGTTAATCGCAAAAATCATGCCTTGGATGATTCTTCGTTATGGATCACTATTAAAAATTAAAAAAATGAGCAATATTAACTCATTACCTTTGTTTTTATTGATTTCATCTTTTCTATTATTCTTCTCAAGCCCATTGTCGAATATGGTCTCACGTTATCAGGAACAAAGAGCCGATCAATATGCCATGGAACTAGTTGAAGATCCTGAGGCAGCGGTCTCGGCTTTTCAACAGCTGACAAAAGCTGGACTAGGTGAAGTAAACCCATCAACACTTGTCAAATGGTTCCGTTATTCACATCCACCGATGATAGAAAGAATAAAAAAAGTAGCTGATCAAACTAAAAGGGAATAAAGTGAAATTCCTCAAATAATAGTTTTCAAGAAAGCTGTATTTCACATGGTGGAATACAGCTTTATCTTATCTACAACAAAAAAGAATATTGAATAGAGAATAACTCCATTTCAATATTCCTTCTTCTATTTTTATAAATTTCCATACCATTCCAACAACACTCACAAGCCAATCAATTACCAGGCACACCAAGTAAGGATAGGGGGAATTGAAAAAAATAAACTTACAATTTACCCAAGCATATTATGTTTTACGACTTCATAAGCTTGGCAAATATGTTGGAAAGCTTCTTTGTCCTCAGCAATCATTTCTACTGCGATTTCATATAAATCAGACGTGTCTGTAGTTACTAGGTCATTTAATACGGCTGCTTCTATCTTTTCAACAAAGGATAAAATTTCTGCGTTCATATATGTCAACTCCGAATCAGTTATTTGTTACTATAAATATACACCAAATAGAAGTCTGACCTCAACGGATAGTAAGAGAAAAGTACATGAAAACGTTCACAATATGACAACAAAATGAACTAGACTTATTTTCGCTTATTGGAAGCGTTTTCCTACAAATCGTCGCAATATTAAGAATTAAAAAATCTGTTTCAAAAGATCCAAAAATCAATTGAAACAGATTATGAAACGTAAATGCTTAATCTACCAATAATTTTGCAGAGATGCGTTCTACTTGTTACAGTTATTTAAGTAACTTTTACTGATACACCTACTGCCAGTGTATTTTCCTCATCTTTACCTTTAAACTCTCACTACATCCGAAAACACCGCATCAACCCCAAGTGCATCCATCTGCCCAGCAATCTTCGCATTATTCACGGTATAGGCTCTCACAATAACCCCATTTTTAATGGCCTGCTGAATAATGGAACGTTTGCCGTAATAGTAGGGGATATGAATCGCCTCGCAACCGAATAGTTTCACATAGTCTTCGAGCTTCGTAACGAGAGAAGCAAATAACAGGGCTGTTTTCACGTTCGGCATGATTTGCTGAAAGCGCGCAATACTTTCATGATTAAACGAAGAAATGATGATCCGTTCTTGTAACCCAAAGTTTAGGATTTCCTGGGCAATTAATGCCTCGATGCCTTCATACTCAAATATATCTGATTTAATTTCAATGTTAATTTGATAATCCGTGTCCTTAAAAATAGCGAGCACTTCCGCTAAAGTAGGGATTTTCTGCCCAGCAAATTCCTCTGCAAACCACGAGCCATAATCAAACGCTCGTAGCTCCACTAAACTTAAATCTTTCACAAAACCTTTCCCATTTGAAGTACGATTAATCGATTCATCATGGATGACGACAAGCTGCTGATCCTTCGTTAAATGGACATCAAACTCGACACCCCATACATCAAGCTTTGCTGCTTCTTCAAAAGCAATCAACGTGTTTTCTGGAAATTTCGCACTGTAACCGCGATGCGCAAGTATATTCAATATTTCCACCTTCCTTCCTTTTATTTACTTTTGAAATCATTTTAGCATAAAGTATTCAAAATAAAAAAAGCGATTTCACTTCGAAATGTGAAATCGCTAATGAATCGTTTATAAAACCACTTTAATTTCTTGCCATTTTTCTAATGCTACTTTTTCATCGAGCATGCTAAAGAGGCGATAATTTTCGTCGTCTAAAATGCGATAATGCTTGCTTAAAAGGTTTTGTTGCAAGCGGAATTTTTTGTGTTCTTCGATATTTTTCCACCAAATGTAGCCACCCATTGTTTTTTCCTTTGGTGTAATAATGACATCATGTACTGTGAGTTCAATGACTTCCATTGGATCGCCGCCAATTTGATTCTGCAAGGTTGGACTATTGTGAAAGAGGGCACAAATGGCAATCGTTGTTGTCCAGTTCGCTAATATGCGTCCTTTTTCAATTTGAACGAGTGTCTTTTTGGAAATCCCTAATATTTCTGCCATTTTATCTTGTGTATAGTCATTTTCAGTCCGAATGAGCTTCAGGTTTTCGGACGTGATTTGTGTAATGCTCTCTCTGTCCATCGAATCACCTCGTGTAATAATACACTAAATATAACATATTGTTAGTTCCGAATCATTCGGAGTCTTTTCCTTTATCGAGTAGCTTATTTGAAATGACTAACCCAATTGCACCAATAATAATGAAGGAAATTGAACGAATGAGTAGGTCAAGCGCTGACAAGTCAAAGAAAATCATTTTCACGATACCGAAAAATAATAACCCAATGCCTGCTAGTTTTAAGTTTCGATAGTCTCGTTTCGCTGCTAAAAATAGTGATAAACAAGCAGCAATGAAAATCGATACTGTATTTAGTATAACTGCTGAGTTCCAGTTGATTTGTTGATGAAAAATCATAAAGTTTGTTAAGCCGAACATCGCGATGATTGAAACAATCATGACTATAATAGTTAGTTGCTCCGTATAACCTTCTAAAATATCGGCGTAATTTTTATAAATAGCCCCACGTTTCCAAATATCAACAAGGATTGCCCAAAGGAGACCTATATAAAGTAGGCGCATAATGAGTGCCAACATAACCGTTTGATCCTCCACCCAAACACTTGAAAAAAGAGAAAGTACAGCAACAATATAAACCGCACCAGCGATTGCCGGTAGGAGGCGACCAACTACGTCCCGTTTTATAATAAGTAACGTAGCAAAGAAGAGCGCGATTACCAAATATGTTAAATAGGTCGTAAAGTGATCTGGCATATGTGTTATATCGATTTTCCAAATATAAACGAGCGCGGCACCATAAATGAGTATTGGGAACACATCTTCTCGCGCTATCATTGACATCGTGTCATCTTCATGTGAAATGCTATACTTGCGAAGCGTGCGGTACAAGATTACAAGCATCCCGATTATTAAAAGTTGCACTAAATGCTCAATGGATACAACTGGTTGAACGTCAAAGAAGATAAACACAAATAGCCCAAGAATCGTAAAGACAAAGGTATACATCCATTTCATAAATCGAATGGCATGCTTCACCGCAAGGATTAAACCTGCAAATGCAACAATGACACATAATAATAAAATAACATCTCCTGAAATATTCAGTTGTGCAATGAAAGTTAATAATGTCAGTACTGTTAATGTCGCAACAATATCGAGTAACAGTTTATCTTTACGTTTAAACACGATGTACGTGACAAAGCTCAAAATGCCAACTAGTATTAGCACAATGTATGGTGCTGCATCTTTATGAAGAAGCATGAGATTTATTGCTGTTAAGACAGAGATTGTAAAGCTAAATAGTATACCTGCATGAAGTTTATTTTCACCAGGATATAACTGCAAGTAGCTCACTAAAAATAGGCTATATAGTAGAACAAGTGCGATTGCAAAAAATACGATTTGCTCTATATGAAAACCTGAAACAATACATAACGCTAAAACTGAAAAGGCCATGCCGATATAAAGAGCTTTACGCTGTTTATGTTTTAAAATCACGACCTGCACGACTGTAAATAGCAGTACAATAAAAATACCGATAATCATTGTGCTAAATTCCATATATTCCAGTAAATACGGGAGTAATAAGGATGTAAAGACAACGAGCGCGGTTAATGCTTCGTTACCCTTCATATAGCTAATTGCGACACCGTAAACGATGTAAATGAGTGCAATAATAAGTGCTGTATAAAGGCCAAGCACATCATACAAAATTGCACCAGCTGCGGTTACCAAAATCCCAACAATGAACGCGCCACCATAGAGTGAAAGGGCGACAACACGCGATCCCTTTTTCTTTTTATCCATCACAAAGGCACAAACGCTAAGCCCAATCGATAACACAAAGCCAGCAATAATTTTGATACTATCCGATAAAAATCCATAATCACTAACAAGTTTTAATCCCCAAAGGACCCCAAGCACTAAAATAACCATAAAGATTTTCGGTAACGCGCGCGTAAACAGTTCCTCTAGCGAACGTTTTTCTTTTTCTAGTATAGGTTCTTCCAGTTGCATATTTGTTTGTACAGATTCTTCCCCATGTTCTTGTTTAATTGGTGCAACGTATGCAGGAGTTAACGCCTTTTTAGCGGGCTCAAATGATGTATGTTGCTTTAAGTGTTGAACTTCCGAGCGTAAATCCGAAACTTCCTTTTCCAGTGCTACGATGCGGTCGAGCATTTTTGTTTCGTGGTCCATGTCTTCCACCTCTCTTTAAAAGTAATTTTACCTATTTAGTGTAATATTACACTTTTATATAGAGCGTGTAAATTATTATTTCGTTGTTTTTTCTTAAGATGTAGTGCATATCGGTATAAAATAAGCGATTTCACCAAAGATGTGAAATCGCCCATGATTAACCCATTATATGATAGCCACTATCGATATAAATTGTTTCACCCGTAACCCCACGAGAGAGGTGACTAAGCATCACGATCGTCATATCTGCAACTTCTTCTTGATTTGTATTGCGTTTTAGTGGAGCAGTTTCTTCAATTTTGCGCAAAATTTGATTGAAGCTTGGGACACCTTTTGCTGCTAATGTACGGATAGCACCAGCTGAAATCGCATTTACGCGAATATTATCAGCGCCAATATCTGCTGCTAAATAACGCATCGAAGCTTCTAAAGCAGCCTTCGCAACACCCATGACATTGTAGCCATCTAGCACGCGTTCAGCTCCTAAATAAGACATTGTTACAATCGAACCACCATCTGCCATATAAGGTTTTGCTGCTTTTGCAACAGCAATTAATGAATAAGCACTTGTATCTTGTGCGAACGCATAACCATCGCGAGACGTTTCTACAAAGCGATTGTGTAAATCTTCGGCATGTGCAAATGCTACTGAATGCACAATTCCGTGAATGACTTGAAATTTTTCGCCGATGGATTGAAATGCATTTTGAATGCTTTCATCACTATTGACATCACATTCAATAATCGTAGTTGAATGCTCCGAATAATCAGTTAGTAATTTTTCGATTTTACCTTTAGAACGTTCTTTACGATATGTGAAAATGACATTTGCTCCAACTTGAAATAGCTTTTTTGCAATTCCCCAAGCAATGCTGCGCTCATTGGCAACGCCCATCACGACAACATTTTTCCCCTGTAATTGTAATAAATCCATTGTTACACCCCTAAAATAGTTAGTTATTATTAGTACCTACTACTAACAATAACTATAACATTCGAAAAAATGTTGTGCAATAAAATTTTACATAAAAAAACGACTCTCTCATTTTGCAATGAAAGAGTCGTTTTTAAGAAATACTATTCAAATTTTAAAGAATCGCCATCGAATGTTTCTTCTGCAACTTTAATTGAATCAGTTGGGCAGCCTTCGAATGCATCTTGCATGTCTTCTAGTAGATCTTCTGGAACTTCTGTAGTACCCATGTTATCATCTAAAATAACGAAAGCAATTCCTTCATCATCATAATCATAAATGTCTGGTGCAGCAGCGCCGCAAGCGCCACAAGCGATGCAAGTGTCTTTATCTACGATTGTATATTTTGGCATTATTACCTCTCCTTTGTCCGTTCGCTCCGTCAAGCTCTTATTTATTCTAAATGTGTTTTTCACACATTTCAACCTAATACTACGAAAATGAGGGATTTGATTTGCTATTTCAACAAATTCTTTTAAAAATACTAACATCTTTTCAAAATGAGCGAACAATTTCTGCTGCCTATCATTTATTAAAAGGCAAGCGCTCTGGTCAAACCATTCAAGATGTTGGTCTATTCAAATTGTATCAGTTTTTTGGACTTTTACCAAAATTAACGCGTCCAAAATTTGATGAACAAATTGACATATTATTTGCGAAAAATACTATTGTAATAGAAGAAAACGGCTATTTCCAAATGACTGCTGAAGGAAAAAAACTTGCAGAAGAGCCGCTACCATTTGCCTTTGATAGCTGGCATTACCGTGGCAATGAACATCTGTTCTTTGCAAGATTATCGCTCGTTAGTCAAAGTTTATCGCATCAAACAAACGGAGTAAGAGCGTTTATCCCAATTGAACGTAATGAAACGGTCCAACACTGGGTACGAAATTTCCTAGTGAAGAATCACTTTCAACAGCAAAAATTACAGCAAGTTCTATATGAAGAAATGGAGCAAAGTTTACAAAATTTAAAAGTAGAAGAAAAAATAAAAGATTTACTAATCTATCGGTTAACAGGCTATGAACAACCAGGCTATACATGGCAGCAGCTAGCTTTTGGGTATCATATGCAAGAAATGGATGTGCAACTTCTTTATATAAGTGGTTTGCATCAATGGTTAATGGAAATCGAAAATAATGATGGCTACCCAATTTTGCAACAATTAGCAGAAGGTATCCGTGTAGAAGCCATATTAACGGATTCAGCTAATACAACGGCCAAGCTTTATAACAAGGGCTATTCGCTTGAACAAATTAGTCTTATGCGAAAATTAAAAACAAGTACTATTGAAGATCATTTAGTGGAACTGGCGATGAATGATACCCATTTTTCAATTGAACAGTTCGTATCGAAGGAAGAACAGCAGCAAGTAATTCAAACTGTGGAAGCCTATGATACGAAAAGGCTACGAACATTACATGAAATTTTGCCACAAATTAGTTATTTTCAATTGCGCCTAGCCTTAGCGAAGGGAGTTGAGAACGTATGAATTTAGAAGAAACTTTACAACGCTATTTCGGTTATGACTCTTTTAGACCAGGACAAAAAGAAATTATTCAAAGTTTACTAGATGGACAAGATGTTGTGGCCATTTTACCGACTGGGATGGGGAAATCACTGTGTTATCAGCTACCTGGATATCTTTTTAATAAGCCTGTTTTAATCGTTTCACCGCTGCTTTCATTAATGCAAGATCAAGTCGACCAATTAAAGCAAATGGGTGAAAAACGTGTGGTGGCGTTGAATTCATTTTTAACACAACAACAAAAAAATTACGCATTGCATTTTTTACATGAATACCGTTTTATTTTTATTTCACCAGAGATGCTGATTCAGCCGCAAGTCAAAGCGCGGCTTGCCTCGATGGAATTATCACTTATTGTGGCAGATGAAGCACATTGTATTTCGCAATGGGGTTACGATTTCCGTCCGGATTATTTACGAATTGGTGAAGTCATTTCTGAAACAAATCGACCACCAATCTTAGCATTATCTGCAACTGCAACGGAAAGTGTATTACTAGATATTGGGCAGTATTTACAGATGAAAGAACCGTTCACGTTTAAACATTCAGTGAATCGCCCCAATATTCATTTAGCCAAAAAACTTTTCTCCAATAAGGATGAAAAAATTACGTGGATACTTGAGCATGTCAATCGTACGGCAGGGCCAGGAATTATTTATACCCAGTCACGTGCGAAGGCGGAAGCAATTAGTTTAGCATTATTGCAGCAAAATATTTCTGCGGCTGCCTACCATGCCGGAAAAGAAATGCAGGATCGTCAATTTATTCAGCAACAATTTTTAACAGGGCACTTACAATGGATTGTTGCGACGAATGCTTTTGGTATGGGGGTTCATAAAAATGATGTACGCCAAGTCATCCATGAAACAATGCCATCTACTATTTCGAATTATATGCAGGAAATTGGTCGTGCTGGACGTGATGGGGAGTCTTCGGTTGCGATCCTTTTATATTGTGAAGGGGACGAGCAATACGCGAAGTTTATCGTATCAGAAGATTTGCCGAAGGACTTCCATATTGACCGGTTTGTTCAATATATACAATCTGGCGAGCAACCAACAGCGATGCTTGCAAATGGAGAAATTCCGGAAGTAGCTTTTCGTGTCTTAAGTTACTGGCTTGAACGTGAATCTGTTGAACATGTGAAACAGCGCATGCAGGCGATTCAGACGAAAAAGTTTGATGAAGTAACTGAGATGCAAAAATTGATAGAATCACCAACTTGTATGCGAGAACAAGTTGTCGAATACTTTGGTCAGCAGCTTGAACAAAAACAAGAAAATTGTTGCTCTAACTGCGGACTCGAATTAAATCAGTTAATTCATGAGAGAACAGATGAAGAAAATATAAATGATTATGCAACTTGGCAACAAAGATTGCGTCAAATACTATTACGATAGTTGGAAACTATTGTTGAACCGTTTACTTTTTTGTAGAAATTCGTCATAATAAGGGTAGTATGTTAATAGAGTTGGAGGTTTTAGCTGTGGCGAAAGAAGATTACCGTGAAAAGGTAGAAGAGCATCGTCAAGAGATTGATTTACATAATGAGTCAGAAGCGAAATTGTCTCGTGTAAGCCGTCATCATAAAAAAGATGCCAAAAAACAAAAAAATCCAATAATGACAGTTTTAGTAGTTATTTTTATTTTTATTCCATTAAGCATTTTGGGTTATGTATTATTTATTTTTGATCCAGGTACGAAGCAGAATGATGTTGTAAAAGAAGATGAAAAAGATCAGTTAGTAGAAATTATAAAACAAGATCCAAATGAAGTGAAAGTGGTAGAGTCAGCGGAAAAAGATGACGAAGCCGAAGAGAAAAAAGATGACACTGATGCAAAGGCTAATGATGAAGCTGAAAAAGAACGTCTAGCCGCTGAAGAAGCTAAAAAAGCGGAAGAGCAAAAGCAAGCAAAAGCAACAGAACAAAAGAAAGTAAAAGATGCTGAGTCAGCACAAAAAGTTGCTGCACAAAAAGCAAAAGAACAAGAAGAAAAGAAAAAAGCTGAGGCACAAAAAGCGGCTGCACAAAAAGAACAAAAAACACATACGGTACAATCGACTGACAATTTATATCGTATTGCATTAAAATATTACGGTGATGGAAGTCCAGCGAGTATCGAAAAAATTAAAGCAGCAAATAATTTAAGTTCTGATAGTATTTCAACAGGACAAGTATTAATCATTAACCCGTAGTAATATAGTTTATATAGTGAATATGAAAAAGACGAACCGTGTAGTGGTGCTCGTCTTTTTCTTTTGAAGTGGAGGAAAAAAGTATGACGATTCTTTTTATCGTCGTTGTCGCTTGTGTCCTTTTATTATTGGCTATGGTTAAACAAGCCTATGAAAACAATGTTCGAAAACATCGACTAAAGGCAAACGGTAAAAAAGAAACAATTCGTTTATTTTTTATTTCAGATACACATGCACGAAAAATCAACGAGCGAATGATAAAAAAGCTAGATGGCCATTTTGATGCCGTCCTTGTTGGCGGCGACTTTGTCGATAAACGTACAACCGAACAAAAATTATTGCAAAATATCCATCTACTTCAACGACTAGCCCCCGTTTACTTTGTATGGGGGAACAATGATATCGAGTTTGGAGAAAAGAAGCTTCGTCAACTATTCGTACAAAATCACGTACAAATAATAGAAAATGAATCGATTAGTTTACCGAGTGTAAATCATGTACGGGTAAGTGCAGTTAGTTATAGTCCAAATGAACAAAAAATCCAGGAAGCTGTGGCAAATTGTACGGAAGAAACCACGGTTTTTATCGCACATAATCCACAAAAATTTTCGAAAGTATATCGTCAATTTCAACCATTCCTTAGTTTGGGTGGTCATTTACATGGTGGGCAAATTCGTCTTGGCCCTTATGGAATTCAGCCACATGGTTATTTCAAAAAAACTAAAGACCGTTATGAACTCGTGAGCAATGGGTATGGTACGACACTGTTACCACTTCGTTTTTGTGCAAAACCAGAGTGCCATGTTATTGAAATAATTTTTGAGTGAAAAGAAAGCGATGAATAAAAAATAGCAGTATAATGAATGCAGTGTAAAAATTTAAGGAGATGTTCGTATGCAAAATGTAGAAGCAATCATAGTTGGTGGAGGTCCATGTGGATTATCTGCTGCGATTGAACTACAAAACATTGGTTTAACACCGATTGTTATTGAAAAAGGAAATGTCGTAAATGCGATTTATAACTACCCAACTCATCAAACTTTCTTTAGTACAAGTGAAAAATTAGCGATTGGTGATGTGCCGTTCATTATCGAAGAACGCAAACCGAAACGCAATCAGGCACTTGTCTATTACCGAGAAGTTGTAAAAGCAAAAAAAATTCAGGTGAATCGATTTGAAACGGTACAAAGTGTTAAGAAAAACGAAGATACTTTTACAGTTCAAACGGATAAAGAAACATATAAAACGCCGTATGTAGTCATTGCAACGGGCTATTATGATCACCCAAATTATTTAAATATTCCAGGTGAAAATTTACCGAAAGTGCATCATTATTTTAAAGAAGGACATCCATTTTTTGATTTAAATGTTCTTGTGATTGGTGGTAAAAACTCAGCCATTGATGCAGCATTAGAGTTAAATAAAGCAGGTGCGCATGTTACGGTTGTTTACCGTGGGGCAGAATATTCATCAAGCATTAAACCGTGGGTATTACCTGAGTTTTTAGGGTTAGTTCGTGATGGTGAAATTGCGATGCATTTTAATACAAATATCAAAGAAATTACTGAGCAAGAAGTTGTATTAGATATTGAAGGCGAAGAACAAACAATTGCTAATGATATCGTCTTTGCGATGACAGGCTACCATCCAGATCATAGCTTCATCCGTGCGATGGGCGTTGAATTAGATGAGGAAACAGGTAGACCTTATTTTGATCCTGAAACAATGGAAACAAATGTAGAGAACCTATTTATTGCGGGTGTATTAGCAGCTGGAAATAATGCAAATGAAATTTTTATTGAAAATGGACGATTCCATGGCGGATTAATCGCTGAAAAAATCGTTAAGCACAACAAATAAGAGGTGAATGTCTTGAAGAAAAAAGTAGCTTTAATTACAACAGGTGGAACGATTGCGAGTACGCGTAATGATAAAAATAAATTAGAATCAGGTAAGCTTGATGGCAATGCCATTTTATCCATGTGTCAGCTTGAAAATGAACTTGATATTGAATTAGTTGATTTATATCAAATTCCATCAATGCATATGACGTTTGAAAACTTAAATCAACTAAATACTGTGATTCATCAAATTTTTAAAGATGAGTCCGTAAATGGTATCGTTATTACGCATGGCACGGATAGTTTGGAGGAAACTGCTTATTTCCTTGAATTAACGGTGAATGACCCACGTCCAATCATTGTAACGGGTTCTCAAAAATCATCGGGAGATATTGGGACAGATGTTTATTCGAACTTACGTAACTCTTTATTAGTCGCTTCAAGTGATGAAGCAAAAAATATTGGAACCTGTGTCGTATTTAATGAAAAAATTATTCATTCAAAATATGTAAAAAAAGTACATTCTTCAAGTATTAACGGTTTTGGTGCTATTGGTTATGGGATGCTTGGCTATATCGATAATGATGAAGTTATCATTTATCAAAAACCAACGCATAAGGAAATCTATGCTATAAAAGAAAACTATCCTACAGTAGAAATCGTCATGGCTTATTTGGGTGCAAGTTCGATTATTATTGATGCATTGTATGAAGCGGATGTTGACGGGATTGTACTTGTTGGCGCAGGTCGCGGTCAAGTGACACCAGATATGACCAATACGATTGAAAAGCTATGTCAAAAGGGGATAAAGGTAATTTTAACGACGTCTACCGAAGAAGGACGCGTATTCCCAACATATGATTATTACAGTAGTGCGAACAATTTGAAGGATAAAGGCGTAAT includes these proteins:
- a CDS encoding ATP-dependent DNA helicase RecQ gives rise to the protein MNLEETLQRYFGYDSFRPGQKEIIQSLLDGQDVVAILPTGMGKSLCYQLPGYLFNKPVLIVSPLLSLMQDQVDQLKQMGEKRVVALNSFLTQQQKNYALHFLHEYRFIFISPEMLIQPQVKARLASMELSLIVADEAHCISQWGYDFRPDYLRIGEVISETNRPPILALSATATESVLLDIGQYLQMKEPFTFKHSVNRPNIHLAKKLFSNKDEKITWILEHVNRTAGPGIIYTQSRAKAEAISLALLQQNISAAAYHAGKEMQDRQFIQQQFLTGHLQWIVATNAFGMGVHKNDVRQVIHETMPSTISNYMQEIGRAGRDGESSVAILLYCEGDEQYAKFIVSEDLPKDFHIDRFVQYIQSGEQPTAMLANGEIPEVAFRVLSYWLERESVEHVKQRMQAIQTKKFDEVTEMQKLIESPTCMREQVVEYFGQQLEQKQENCCSNCGLELNQLIHERTDEENINDYATWQQRLRQILLR
- a CDS encoding LysM peptidoglycan-binding domain-containing protein; the encoded protein is MAKEDYREKVEEHRQEIDLHNESEAKLSRVSRHHKKDAKKQKNPIMTVLVVIFIFIPLSILGYVLFIFDPGTKQNDVVKEDEKDQLVEIIKQDPNEVKVVESAEKDDEAEEKKDDTDAKANDEAEKERLAAEEAKKAEEQKQAKATEQKKVKDAESAQKVAAQKAKEQEEKKKAEAQKAAAQKEQKTHTVQSTDNLYRIALKYYGDGSPASIEKIKAANNLSSDSISTGQVLIINP
- a CDS encoding metallophosphoesterase — its product is MTILFIVVVACVLLLLAMVKQAYENNVRKHRLKANGKKETIRLFFISDTHARKINERMIKKLDGHFDAVLVGGDFVDKRTTEQKLLQNIHLLQRLAPVYFVWGNNDIEFGEKKLRQLFVQNHVQIIENESISLPSVNHVRVSAVSYSPNEQKIQEAVANCTEETTVFIAHNPQKFSKVYRQFQPFLSLGGHLHGGQIRLGPYGIQPHGYFKKTKDRYELVSNGYGTTLLPLRFCAKPECHVIEIIFE
- a CDS encoding YpdA family putative bacillithiol disulfide reductase, which translates into the protein MQNVEAIIVGGGPCGLSAAIELQNIGLTPIVIEKGNVVNAIYNYPTHQTFFSTSEKLAIGDVPFIIEERKPKRNQALVYYREVVKAKKIQVNRFETVQSVKKNEDTFTVQTDKETYKTPYVVIATGYYDHPNYLNIPGENLPKVHHYFKEGHPFFDLNVLVIGGKNSAIDAALELNKAGAHVTVVYRGAEYSSSIKPWVLPEFLGLVRDGEIAMHFNTNIKEITEQEVVLDIEGEEQTIANDIVFAMTGYHPDHSFIRAMGVELDEETGRPYFDPETMETNVENLFIAGVLAAGNNANEIFIENGRFHGGLIAEKIVKHNK
- a CDS encoding asparaginase, with the translated sequence MKKKVALITTGGTIASTRNDKNKLESGKLDGNAILSMCQLENELDIELVDLYQIPSMHMTFENLNQLNTVIHQIFKDESVNGIVITHGTDSLEETAYFLELTVNDPRPIIVTGSQKSSGDIGTDVYSNLRNSLLVASSDEAKNIGTCVVFNEKIIHSKYVKKVHSSSINGFGAIGYGMLGYIDNDEVIIYQKPTHKEIYAIKENYPTVEIVMAYLGASSIIIDALYEADVDGIVLVGAGRGQVTPDMTNTIEKLCQKGIKVILTTSTEEGRVFPTYDYYSSANNLKDKGVIMGGDYDPKKARLKLLLMLANEDTNYDSFMH